The following are from one region of the Actinomycetota bacterium genome:
- a CDS encoding NADP-dependent isocitrate dehydrogenase, with protein sequence MAKIKVTNPVVELDGDEMTRIIWQFIKEKLILPYLDVQLEYYDLGLQARDATDDQVTVDAANAIAEHGVGVKCATITPDETRVEEFGLKQMWRSPNGTIRNILGGVIFREPIVISNVPRLVPGWTQPIIIGRHAYGDQYRATDTKIPGAGKLMLTFTPSNGDEPIELEVFDFPEGGGVAMAMYNLDASIRDFARASLRYGLDRGLPVYMSTKNTILKTYDGRFKDLFQEVFDDEFKAEFDAAGLTYEHRLIDDMVAAALKWEGGYVWACKNYDGDVQSDTVAQGFGSLGLMTSVLMTPDGQTVEAEAAHGTVTRHFRQHQQGKETSTNPIASIFAWTRALGHRGRMDGTPEVQQFAQTLERVCVETVESGKMTKDLALLVGGDQGWLTTQEFLAAIDENLDKEMNV encoded by the coding sequence ATGGCGAAGATCAAGGTGACCAACCCCGTCGTCGAGCTCGACGGGGACGAGATGACGCGGATCATCTGGCAGTTCATCAAGGAAAAGCTGATCCTTCCCTACCTCGACGTGCAGCTCGAGTACTACGACCTCGGGTTGCAGGCTCGCGACGCCACCGACGATCAGGTGACTGTCGACGCCGCCAACGCGATCGCCGAGCACGGGGTCGGCGTGAAGTGCGCCACCATCACCCCGGATGAGACCCGCGTGGAGGAGTTCGGCCTCAAGCAGATGTGGCGCTCGCCCAACGGCACGATCCGCAACATCCTGGGCGGGGTCATCTTCCGCGAGCCAATCGTCATCTCCAACGTGCCCCGCCTGGTACCGGGTTGGACCCAGCCCATCATCATCGGCCGCCACGCTTACGGGGACCAGTACCGCGCGACCGACACGAAGATCCCCGGAGCGGGGAAGCTGATGCTGACCTTCACGCCCAGCAACGGTGACGAGCCCATCGAGCTGGAGGTCTTCGACTTTCCCGAGGGAGGCGGCGTCGCGATGGCGATGTACAACCTCGACGCTTCCATCCGCGACTTCGCGCGCGCGTCGCTTCGCTACGGCCTGGACCGCGGCCTCCCGGTCTACATGTCGACCAAGAACACGATCCTCAAGACCTACGACGGGCGCTTCAAGGACCTGTTCCAGGAAGTGTTCGACGACGAGTTCAAGGCGGAGTTCGACGCCGCCGGGCTCACCTACGAGCACCGCCTCATCGACGACATGGTCGCCGCCGCGCTGAAGTGGGAGGGTGGCTATGTGTGGGCGTGCAAGAACTACGACGGCGACGTGCAGTCCGATACTGTCGCCCAGGGCTTCGGCTCACTGGGGCTGATGACCAGCGTGCTCATGACCCCCGACGGCCAGACCGTCGAGGCCGAGGCCGCCCACGGCACGGTGACCCGCCATTTCCGCCAGCACCAACAGGGCAAGGAGACCTCCACCAACCCGATCGCGTCGATCTTCGCCTGGACGCGCGCCCTGGGCCACCGCGGGCGCATGGACGGCACGCCCGAGGTGCAGCAGTTCGCCCAGACGCTCGAGCGGGTCTGTGTGGAGACCGTAGAGAGCGGAAAGATGACCAAGGACCTCGCCCTGCTGGTGGGCGGCGACCAGGGGTGGCTGACCACCCAGGAGTTCCTGGCCGCGATCGACGAGAACCTGGACAAGGAGATGAACGTCTGA